Proteins from a genomic interval of Anatilimnocola floriformis:
- a CDS encoding DNA topoisomerase IV subunit A — translation MAKKTSRTEKSENVVLTAKDKKTIASLLDMATDVIESAEKKRPPHMDIPSRSLSNVKYNRSKGVLEMGNATNRRELFNLSQAKSYMQMLLVGQGCKDLIHAGKTLSLRGLFYKMLGEVEGTTEKKFEDQSESDTIIEDVEVTLDSLREEMHLYASNRGNLVGPITLNDNGDELDCTRMGSAGYSIPSIVEPDVIQFKKCSAKFILHVEKDTIFRRFHEDKFWQKHNCLVTHGSGQPPRGVRRLLHRMHNELKLPVYCLLDNDPWGYYIYSVLKQGSINLAFESQRMGIPDAKYIGLRSKDFERCQLSKSVKLSLSEQDVKRAKQIAGYPWFEKKKDWQKEIDLMLKNGFKLEVESLISKDISYVTEVYVPDRLKDGDFLD, via the coding sequence ATGGCCAAGAAAACCTCCCGCACCGAAAAATCTGAAAACGTGGTCCTCACTGCCAAGGACAAAAAGACGATCGCGTCGCTGCTCGACATGGCGACCGATGTGATCGAGTCGGCAGAGAAGAAGCGGCCGCCGCATATGGATATTCCTTCGCGGTCGTTGTCGAACGTGAAGTACAACCGCAGCAAGGGCGTGCTCGAAATGGGCAACGCCACGAACCGCCGCGAGCTCTTCAATCTGTCGCAAGCCAAGAGCTACATGCAGATGCTGCTCGTCGGCCAGGGTTGCAAGGACCTGATCCACGCCGGCAAAACCCTCAGCCTCCGGGGTTTGTTCTATAAGATGCTGGGCGAAGTCGAAGGAACGACCGAGAAGAAATTCGAAGATCAGTCGGAGTCGGACACGATCATCGAAGACGTCGAAGTGACGCTTGATTCGCTCCGCGAAGAGATGCATCTCTACGCGAGCAACCGCGGCAACCTCGTGGGTCCCATCACGCTCAACGACAACGGCGATGAGCTTGACTGCACGCGCATGGGCTCGGCGGGCTACAGCATTCCCTCGATCGTTGAGCCCGACGTCATTCAATTCAAGAAGTGCAGTGCGAAGTTCATCCTGCATGTCGAAAAGGACACGATCTTCCGCCGCTTTCACGAAGACAAGTTCTGGCAAAAGCACAACTGCCTCGTGACCCACGGCAGCGGTCAGCCGCCGCGCGGTGTCCGCCGTTTGTTGCATCGCATGCACAACGAACTGAAGCTGCCGGTGTATTGCCTCCTCGATAACGATCCGTGGGGATACTACATCTACAGCGTGCTCAAGCAGGGCTCGATCAACCTGGCCTTTGAGAGCCAGCGGATGGGCATTCCAGACGCCAAGTACATCGGCCTACGGAGCAAGGATTTCGAGCGCTGCCAACTGTCGAAGTCAGTCAAGCTTTCGCTCAGCGAGCAGGACGTGAAGCGCGCCAAGCAAATCGCTGGCTATCCTTGGTTCGAAAAGAAGAAGGACTGGCAAAAGGAAATCGACCTGATGTTGAAGAATGGCTTCAAGCTGGAAGTCGAATCACTCATCAGCAAGGACATCAGCTACGTGACGGAAGTCTACGTTCCGGATCGCCTCAAGGATGGCGACTTCCTGGACTAG
- a CDS encoding DNA topoisomerase VI subunit B, whose amino-acid sequence MTAKAASAQKSLDFDATESEDFVNKRAVKKGADKAAESSAAADGAAEANGQSEAHPAEAGGKRRSTAEAMATKQKEISVSEFFAKNRHLLGFDNPRKALLTTVKEAVDNSLDACEEAGIVPEIWVTLEPTTNNRYKVSIQDNGPGIVKKQIPLIFGKLLYGSKFHRLRMSRGQQGIGISAAGMYGVLTTGKPVKIISKTGAKQKAHYFELQIDTKRNHPEITNGKGEGVDIEAGEKGHQQMLDQGIDWAAFYPAAEGKTPQEVKSGTRVTIELEAKYIRGRGSVDEYLEQTAIANPHVTIHYKDPEGQESHYNRSTTDLPAEPKEIKPHPYGVELGRLMTMLQDNSFSTITQFLTESFSRVSNAVASSICEAAKISSRAHPKRIGRQEADALYQAIQSTKISAPATDCLCPIGEPLILKGLAHVVPGMFYTADTRPPAVYRGNPFQIEVGLAFGGGASVQKVSHEALVDFLAESDARTIRQFLMNTFDGVGGDGADKIIAESGIGTRQSPGKLDKKEIAALHAAMKNVNLTEGQTMQVMRYANRVPLQFSMSACAITQAVMATNWRAYGLNQSRGGLPTGPVSVMVHMASVWVPFTSESKEAIAGYPEIQKELRLGLQAVGRRLQMYLNARNRVKQEGERRSVFLRYLNEVAGAVSSIKEYDDKKKKDLYEKLLVVAKKKTAEADVKLDERGKKIQQQDDQQSLADDSKVLIVPQGDEAE is encoded by the coding sequence TTGACCGCCAAGGCTGCGAGCGCTCAGAAATCGCTCGATTTCGATGCAACGGAATCGGAAGACTTCGTCAACAAACGGGCTGTGAAAAAAGGCGCCGATAAGGCAGCGGAAAGTAGCGCCGCAGCAGATGGCGCTGCCGAGGCTAACGGCCAGTCCGAAGCCCATCCTGCCGAAGCGGGGGGCAAACGTCGCTCCACGGCAGAAGCCATGGCGACGAAGCAGAAGGAAATCTCCGTCAGCGAGTTCTTTGCCAAGAACCGCCACCTTCTGGGCTTCGACAATCCGCGCAAAGCTCTCCTTACCACGGTGAAGGAAGCCGTCGACAACTCGCTCGACGCCTGCGAAGAAGCCGGCATCGTCCCCGAAATTTGGGTCACGCTCGAGCCGACGACCAACAACCGCTACAAGGTCAGCATTCAGGACAACGGCCCGGGCATTGTCAAAAAGCAGATCCCGCTGATCTTCGGCAAGCTGCTGTACGGCTCGAAGTTTCACCGTCTGCGGATGAGCCGCGGCCAACAGGGCATCGGCATTAGCGCGGCCGGCATGTATGGCGTGCTCACGACCGGCAAGCCGGTGAAGATCATTTCGAAAACCGGCGCCAAGCAAAAGGCTCACTACTTCGAGCTGCAGATCGACACCAAACGCAATCACCCCGAAATCACCAACGGCAAGGGTGAAGGGGTTGATATCGAAGCCGGTGAAAAAGGCCACCAGCAGATGCTCGACCAGGGCATCGACTGGGCCGCGTTCTATCCCGCCGCAGAAGGGAAGACGCCGCAAGAAGTGAAGAGCGGCACGCGTGTGACCATCGAGCTCGAAGCCAAGTACATTCGCGGCCGCGGCAGCGTCGACGAATATCTCGAACAAACGGCCATCGCCAATCCGCACGTCACGATCCATTACAAGGATCCCGAAGGGCAGGAATCGCACTACAACCGCTCGACCACCGATCTGCCGGCCGAACCGAAGGAAATCAAACCGCATCCGTACGGCGTGGAACTCGGCCGGCTGATGACGATGCTGCAGGACAATAGCTTCAGCACGATCACGCAGTTCCTCACCGAGTCGTTCTCGCGCGTCAGCAACGCCGTGGCCAGTAGCATTTGCGAAGCGGCCAAGATCAGTTCGCGGGCCCATCCCAAACGGATCGGCCGACAAGAAGCGGATGCGCTCTACCAGGCCATTCAAAGCACGAAGATCAGCGCGCCAGCGACCGATTGCTTGTGTCCAATCGGCGAACCGTTGATTCTCAAAGGCTTGGCACACGTCGTGCCCGGCATGTTCTATACGGCTGATACTCGGCCACCGGCCGTTTATCGCGGCAATCCCTTTCAAATTGAAGTGGGGTTGGCCTTCGGTGGCGGCGCGAGCGTGCAGAAAGTTTCGCACGAAGCCCTCGTCGACTTCCTCGCCGAGAGCGACGCTCGCACGATTCGTCAGTTCCTGATGAACACGTTCGACGGTGTCGGCGGCGACGGCGCAGATAAGATCATCGCCGAATCGGGTATCGGCACGCGGCAAAGCCCGGGCAAGCTGGACAAGAAAGAGATCGCCGCGCTGCATGCCGCGATGAAGAACGTCAACCTCACCGAAGGCCAGACGATGCAAGTCATGCGGTACGCCAACCGCGTGCCGCTGCAGTTCTCGATGAGTGCCTGCGCGATCACCCAAGCCGTGATGGCGACGAACTGGCGGGCTTATGGTCTGAACCAAAGTCGCGGCGGTTTGCCCACCGGACCGGTGAGCGTGATGGTGCACATGGCCAGCGTCTGGGTGCCGTTCACCAGCGAATCGAAAGAAGCCATCGCCGGCTATCCCGAGATTCAAAAGGAACTCCGCCTCGGCTTGCAAGCCGTTGGTCGTCGCCTGCAGATGTATCTCAACGCCCGCAACCGCGTGAAGCAAGAAGGCGAACGCCGCAGCGTCTTTCTGCGGTACTTGAACGAAGTCGCCGGCGCGGTGAGTTCGATCAAGGAATACGACGACAAGAAGAAAAAGGACCTTTACGAAAAGCTGCTGGTCGTTGCGAAAAAGAAAACCGCCGAAGCCGACGTCAAACTCGACGAGCGCGGCAAGAAGATCCAGCAACAAGATGACCAGCAATCGCTGGCCGACGACAGCAAGGTGCTGATCGTGCCGCAGGGGGATGAGGCGGAGTAG
- a CDS encoding MUN domain-containing protein, whose amino-acid sequence MVDSFRQQMRICEHGSNILLRRSAAGVGQFLVGNQAGRRDASRAIGFASAIRCPVELVRQVGSLFSTGGVKGTSTFESIP is encoded by the coding sequence ATGGTCGACTCCTTCCGACAGCAAATGCGGATCTGCGAGCACGGCAGCAACATCCTGTTGCGGCGCTCGGCAGCGGGGGTGGGACAGTTTTTGGTGGGCAATCAGGCGGGGCGGAGGGATGCGTCGCGTGCCATTGGCTTTGCCAGTGCCATTCGGTGTCCAGTCGAGCTTGTCAGGCAAGTTGGATCGCTGTTCAGCACTGGCGGAGTCAAGGGCACATCGACGTTTGAATCCATTCCGTAG
- a CDS encoding HAD family hydrolase — protein MPAISSPLLILDLDETLIHARESPLQRPPDFEAGPFAVYQRPMLREFLAAVAQQYRLAIWSSASADYVTVIVERMAPPVELDFVWSRSRCTPRYHLELMERYWVKDLKKVKRLGFDLSRVLMVDDTPSKLERNFGNAVYVRPFEGDATDEELPRLATYLLSLAECADFRRVEKRGWRSRV, from the coding sequence ATGCCAGCGATCTCGTCACCCTTGTTGATCCTCGATCTGGACGAAACCCTGATCCATGCGCGGGAATCGCCTCTGCAACGTCCGCCCGATTTTGAAGCGGGGCCGTTTGCCGTTTATCAACGGCCAATGTTGCGCGAGTTTCTGGCTGCCGTCGCGCAGCAATATCGCCTGGCGATCTGGTCGTCGGCCTCTGCCGATTATGTGACCGTGATCGTCGAGCGCATGGCACCGCCAGTGGAACTCGACTTTGTCTGGTCGCGCAGTCGTTGCACTCCTCGCTACCATCTTGAGTTGATGGAGCGATATTGGGTGAAGGATCTGAAGAAGGTCAAACGCCTGGGCTTTGACCTGAGCCGAGTACTGATGGTGGACGATACGCCGAGCAAGCTGGAGCGCAACTTCGGCAACGCGGTCTACGTTCGGCCGTTCGAAGGAGATGCCACCGATGAAGAGTTGCCGCGACTAGCGACTTATTTGTTGTCGCTGGCGGAGTGCGCGGATTTTCGGCGCGTCGAGAAGCGGGGGTGGAGATCGCGAGTCTGA
- a CDS encoding cadherin domain-containing protein, with protein sequence MCHATTVLAWARVNGVSPLAGKNVSVPWNGSPGVYWNGTSYSPTQLLQSVQMTANGATPLPHGSVGDRTTDTDDVTVDGRIITAENNFSARQFGRVIAQRLWAEDTPPNVAPVVTAASFAIDENSELGSAVGQVIATDANAGQTLSYSIVGGNTNGAFAINSATGRITVASVAAINFETTPSFALTIRATDSATPSLSGEAIATITLRDIAEAVTAAGPNVLVQGTSGSDLITIATNPLGLVTVGFNGVAHGPFTLGAGGRVIVNAGDGGDRVTATNSTAPVTVYGEDGNDVLIGGSNDDIFDGGAGIDRLIGGLGADILFGGADTDILEGREGNDLIIGGDGDDRMIGFTGNDVLIGGLGRDIIDGGMGEDLLIGGRTSYDANSVALAAILAEWNSGAALATRRANLQTGLAGGVRVAVGDTVTDDQQIDCLLGGEGDDWLLLQASDYAYRVMAGDLI encoded by the coding sequence GTGTGCCACGCGACGACGGTGTTGGCTTGGGCTCGCGTGAACGGAGTGAGTCCGCTCGCTGGCAAGAATGTCTCGGTTCCTTGGAATGGTTCGCCGGGCGTGTATTGGAACGGCACGAGCTATAGCCCGACGCAACTGCTGCAGAGCGTGCAAATGACCGCCAATGGCGCGACGCCGCTGCCGCACGGCTCGGTCGGTGATCGGACGACGGATACCGATGATGTGACCGTCGATGGCCGGATCATCACCGCCGAGAACAACTTTTCGGCCCGGCAGTTTGGCCGAGTGATCGCCCAGCGACTGTGGGCCGAAGATACGCCGCCCAATGTCGCGCCGGTAGTAACCGCGGCGAGCTTTGCGATCGATGAAAACAGCGAGCTGGGATCTGCTGTCGGTCAAGTGATTGCGACCGATGCCAATGCGGGGCAAACGCTCAGTTATTCGATCGTCGGTGGCAATACCAACGGCGCGTTTGCGATCAACTCCGCGACTGGACGAATCACGGTCGCGAGTGTGGCCGCAATCAATTTTGAAACGACACCTTCGTTCGCGCTCACGATTCGTGCAACCGACAGCGCCACGCCGTCGCTCAGCGGCGAAGCCATCGCGACGATCACACTGCGCGATATTGCCGAAGCGGTGACTGCCGCGGGGCCGAACGTTCTGGTGCAAGGGACGAGTGGCAGCGATCTGATTACGATCGCGACCAATCCACTGGGGCTGGTCACCGTTGGTTTCAACGGCGTCGCTCACGGGCCGTTCACGCTCGGCGCTGGCGGCCGCGTGATTGTGAACGCCGGCGACGGTGGCGATCGCGTGACAGCGACGAACAGCACTGCGCCGGTGACCGTCTACGGAGAAGACGGCAACGATGTGCTCATCGGCGGTTCGAACGACGACATTTTCGACGGCGGCGCGGGGATCGATCGTCTCATTGGTGGCCTCGGCGCCGACATTCTCTTCGGCGGCGCCGACACCGACATTCTGGAAGGGCGCGAAGGGAACGATTTGATCATCGGCGGCGATGGCGATGATCGAATGATTGGTTTCACCGGCAACGATGTGCTGATCGGCGGCCTGGGTCGCGACATCATCGATGGCGGCATGGGCGAAGATTTGCTGATCGGCGGCCGGACCTCTTACGATGCCAATTCTGTGGCGCTCGCCGCCATTCTCGCTGAGTGGAACTCTGGGGCGGCGCTGGCCACGCGGCGTGCGAATCTGCAAACTGGCTTGGCTGGCGGAGTGCGGGTCGCCGTCGGCGATACGGTGACCGACGACCAGCAGATCGACTGCCTGCTCGGCGGCGAGGGAGATGATTGGTTGCTGTTGCAGGCGAGCGATTACGCCTATCGCGTGATGGCGGGTGATTTGATTTAG
- a CDS encoding DJ-1/PfpI family protein codes for MNRNRRSFFETLERREVFAPLPVLMVIADQRDFFYQEYGDTRQSLVEAGLTVRVAARTTNPSTPHPNSGQGSSSGVVTPDLPLSAVNSADYSAIVFVGGWGSSMYQYAFTGNYYDDHYDGNASTI; via the coding sequence ATGAACCGCAACCGCCGTTCCTTCTTCGAGACGCTCGAACGCCGTGAGGTGTTTGCGCCGCTGCCGGTGCTGATGGTGATCGCCGATCAGCGGGACTTTTTCTATCAGGAGTATGGCGACACGCGGCAGTCGCTCGTCGAAGCCGGTCTCACAGTTCGCGTGGCGGCGCGGACGACCAATCCGAGCACGCCGCATCCGAATAGTGGTCAGGGTTCGAGCAGTGGAGTGGTCACGCCTGATCTGCCGTTGTCTGCCGTCAACTCGGCCGATTACTCGGCCATCGTCTTTGTCGGCGGCTGGGGCTCGTCGATGTATCAGTATGCCTTCACCGGCAACTACTACGACGATCACTACGATGGCAATGCCTCAACAATCTGA
- a CDS encoding cadherin domain-containing protein: MTQHKQRERGPRATTRRRSFFETLEKREVFAPLPVLMVIADRQDFFYQEYGDTKLSIEQAGLTVQVAATTTQPSRPHSGSGEPANGGVVTPDLPLSAVNASNYSAIVFVGGWGSSMYQYAINGNYYDARYNGDPATKAIVNNLISDFVDQDKYVTAICHATTVLAYARVDGVSPIAGKNVTTPQGGATGTGGPGLSLNGVNYNYFQLQQRTMMEWNGGIVANGNSIGDPSSSWDDVVVDGRIITAQDNISAREFGRVIATRLIAEDVPPPPVNHAPVIGNQTFSLAEDSPIGTTAGMVVASDPDLGQEFSYEILAGNTNAAFAIDALTGALNVAFPGAIDFETTPQFQLTIRVTDNGTPSLFSDAIVTVNIDYVAPPPPVNTAPTVAAGQTFALAENSAVGTIVGSVVASDADVGQTLSYSIVGGNTNGAFAINAATGQLSVANLAAVDFETTPAFDLTIRVTDNGNPALSTDAVVRVNLTDVYEAPPGPVYRSGPNVIVQGTSGTDYIYVWTNAAGQPMVWLAGQVYGAFTLGAGGRVIVYGGDGGDYIYATDSTAPVTIYGEGGHDQITGGSASDILDGGAGYDRIWAMGGNDLLIAGPNGALLDGGDGNDMLVGGDADDQLYGGNGNDILIGGKGHDNLEGGAGEDILIGRGTSFDLNLLALQSIFAEWNLSGLAGNTRQTLTSSLINDGMNDRLIGGDGADWLEVFAGDCSYQ, translated from the coding sequence CGCTCGAGAAGCGTGAAGTTTTCGCACCCCTCCCCGTACTGATGGTAATTGCCGATCGGCAGGACTTCTTCTATCAGGAATACGGCGATACCAAGTTGTCGATCGAACAAGCGGGCCTCACGGTGCAAGTGGCTGCGACCACCACGCAACCCAGCCGGCCCCACTCGGGCAGCGGTGAACCGGCGAATGGTGGCGTGGTCACTCCCGATCTGCCGCTGTCTGCCGTCAATGCTTCGAACTACTCAGCCATTGTCTTCGTCGGCGGCTGGGGTTCGTCGATGTATCAGTACGCCATCAACGGCAACTACTACGATGCCCGCTACAACGGCGATCCAGCCACGAAAGCCATCGTCAACAACTTGATCAGCGATTTCGTTGACCAGGACAAATACGTCACTGCCATCTGCCACGCGACGACGGTGCTGGCCTATGCTCGCGTCGACGGCGTGAGCCCAATCGCCGGCAAGAACGTGACCACGCCGCAAGGTGGCGCGACGGGAACTGGCGGCCCGGGGCTATCGCTCAATGGCGTGAACTACAACTATTTCCAGCTGCAGCAGCGCACGATGATGGAATGGAATGGCGGCATCGTCGCCAACGGCAACTCCATCGGCGACCCAAGTTCCTCTTGGGACGACGTGGTGGTCGATGGCCGAATCATCACCGCGCAAGACAACATCAGCGCTCGCGAATTTGGCCGAGTGATTGCGACTCGGCTAATTGCCGAAGATGTTCCCCCGCCGCCGGTAAATCACGCGCCGGTGATCGGCAATCAAACGTTCTCGCTCGCCGAAGATTCGCCGATCGGTACGACGGCGGGGATGGTGGTGGCCAGCGATCCCGACCTGGGCCAGGAGTTTTCGTATGAGATTCTCGCCGGCAACACGAACGCTGCCTTTGCGATCGACGCATTGACGGGCGCGCTGAATGTCGCCTTTCCTGGTGCGATCGATTTCGAAACGACGCCGCAGTTTCAACTGACGATTCGCGTCACCGACAACGGCACGCCGTCGCTCTTCAGCGATGCAATTGTGACGGTGAATATCGACTACGTCGCTCCGCCCCCGCCGGTGAATACCGCGCCCACGGTGGCTGCCGGACAAACATTTGCTCTTGCCGAGAATTCGGCGGTGGGCACCATCGTGGGATCGGTCGTGGCCAGCGACGCTGATGTCGGACAAACGCTGTCGTACAGCATTGTCGGCGGCAACACGAACGGCGCCTTTGCGATCAATGCCGCGACGGGACAACTGAGCGTGGCGAATCTCGCTGCAGTGGATTTCGAAACCACTCCGGCATTCGATCTGACGATTCGCGTCACCGACAACGGCAATCCCGCCCTCAGCACCGATGCGGTCGTGCGGGTGAACTTGACCGATGTGTACGAAGCGCCGCCGGGACCCGTTTACCGCTCCGGGCCGAATGTGATTGTGCAAGGAACGTCGGGGACTGATTACATCTATGTGTGGACGAACGCTGCCGGCCAACCGATGGTGTGGCTCGCCGGCCAGGTGTATGGCGCGTTCACGCTCGGCGCTGGTGGCCGAGTGATCGTCTATGGCGGTGACGGCGGCGACTATATCTATGCGACCGACAGCACCGCGCCGGTGACGATCTACGGCGAAGGCGGTCACGATCAAATCACCGGCGGCTCGGCGAGCGACATTCTCGACGGCGGCGCTGGCTACGATCGCATCTGGGCGATGGGGGGCAACGACTTGCTCATCGCTGGTCCGAACGGCGCGCTGCTTGACGGCGGCGACGGCAACGACATGCTCGTGGGTGGCGACGCCGATGACCAACTTTACGGCGGCAATGGAAACGACATCCTCATCGGCGGCAAGGGTCACGACAATCTCGAGGGTGGCGCCGGCGAAGACATTCTCATCGGCCGCGGCACGAGCTTCGATTTGAACCTGCTCGCCCTGCAATCGATCTTCGCCGAATGGAATCTCAGTGGCTTGGCCGGCAACACGCGACAAACCTTGACCAGCTCGCTCATCAACGACGGCATGAACGACCGCCTGATCGGCGGCGATGGAGCAGATTGGCTGGAAGTTTTTGCGGGAGATTGCTCGTATCAGTAG